A single Endomicrobiales bacterium DNA region contains:
- a CDS encoding mechanosensitive ion channel family protein, giving the protein MKAHLLNYLQINWIAMSKVAAIVLFSVFVGYIFKKIIFAYFTKVAKNTKTQLDDIVIATSGPHIIFWSMLIGSYFAFSAVQLPGLNFPLINKALISLWIISATLLTSNFTALLIKTYTNNDALKLPSSSLIENTAKIVIIALGVLMLLSHLGVSIAPLLTALGVGSLAVALALQETLSNLFAGFHILASKQILTGDYIKTDGGQEGVVLDIGWRSTRIKQLNNNIVIIPNSKLASSTVVNFDQIEREMAASVDCSVSYTSNLDFVEKVALEVASQTIKALPDALCSTDPVLRFTSFGDSAISFKVVFRIKQFSEQYLLTHEFIKRLHKRFNQENIEIPFPQRVVYLKKEV; this is encoded by the coding sequence ATGAAAGCACACTTGTTAAACTACCTGCAAATTAATTGGATTGCAATGTCTAAAGTTGCTGCAATTGTGCTTTTTTCTGTTTTTGTGGGGTATATTTTCAAAAAAATAATTTTCGCGTATTTTACAAAGGTCGCAAAAAACACAAAAACACAACTTGACGATATTGTAATTGCCACAAGCGGCCCGCATATAATATTTTGGTCAATGTTAATTGGCTCTTATTTTGCATTCTCGGCTGTGCAACTGCCAGGTTTAAATTTTCCACTAATTAACAAAGCACTCATATCCTTATGGATTATATCTGCAACACTTCTTACATCAAATTTCACGGCATTACTTATTAAGACATATACAAACAACGACGCACTTAAACTGCCTTCAAGTTCACTCATAGAAAATACGGCAAAAATTGTAATAATAGCGCTTGGTGTGCTAATGTTACTGTCTCACCTTGGTGTTTCAATAGCCCCGTTGCTTACAGCGCTTGGAGTTGGCTCACTTGCAGTAGCATTGGCTCTACAAGAAACACTATCAAATTTATTTGCCGGTTTTCACATATTGGCAAGTAAACAAATCTTAACCGGCGACTACATAAAAACAGATGGTGGGCAAGAAGGCGTTGTCCTTGACATTGGTTGGCGCTCAACTAGAATAAAACAATTAAATAATAATATTGTAATAATTCCAAATTCAAAATTGGCATCATCAACTGTTGTTAACTTTGATCAAATAGAAAGAGAGATGGCGGCCTCGGTTGATTGTTCGGTAAGCTATACAAGCAACTTAGATTTTGTTGAAAAAGTAGCATTAGAAGTTGCATCGCAAACCATTAAGGCACTCCCAGACGCACTTTGCTCAACAGATCCAGTCCTGCGTTTTACCTCATTTGGCGACTCGGCAATCTCATTTAAGGTTGTTTTTAGAATAAAACAGTTTAGCGAACAATATCTGCTAACACACGAGTTTATTAAACGCTTGCACAAACGCTTTAACCAAGAAAACATAGAAATACCCTTCCCGCAACGCGTTGTTTATCTAAAAAAAGAAGTTTAA
- a CDS encoding TraR/DksA family transcriptional regulator, which yields MNKKDAAKFKKILLEKRKDLVSIVKSSKEHDLIDAEIGDEIDSATQNAEKEMLFELADNERVILDEIELALRRIEKATYGNCELCQCKIAPARLEALPWVRCCIACQKKAEKPSR from the coding sequence ATGAACAAAAAAGATGCTGCAAAATTCAAAAAAATTCTGCTGGAAAAGCGTAAAGATCTTGTAAGCATTGTAAAATCATCAAAAGAACACGACCTTATAGATGCCGAAATTGGCGACGAAATTGACAGTGCCACACAAAATGCCGAAAAAGAAATGCTTTTTGAATTAGCCGATAATGAAAGAGTTATACTTGACGAAATAGAACTTGCACTAAGAAGAATTGAAAAAGCCACATACGGAAACTGTGAACTTTGTCAATGCAAAATTGCACCTGCGCGCTTAGAAGCTTTGCCTTGGGTGCGTTGCTGTATAGCCTGCCAGAAAAAAGCAGAAAAACCATCAAGGTGA